In the genome of Acidimicrobiia bacterium, one region contains:
- a CDS encoding amidohydrolase/deacetylase family metallohydrolase encodes MRRYTSMYDLVLRGGRVIDPGNSIDEALDIAMTGDRIARIAPNIDPSEARRWVDVGGKLVVPGLIDIHTHVYHHGARNGLDPDLAGVESGVTTLVDAGSAGSATYEGFHHHVVTRAKTKVYTNIHIARYGIAHVPEANTLADIDIDATVETISRYPEIVGVKVRACGPVVEDHGLAPLEAAAQAARKAGVRLMVHIGDANFGRSAEITRQLLPLLEAGDLLTHVYTGAPGRVIDDHGKVVPELLEAQKRGVILDPAHGRYNLSFKVARLMIDQGVIPFTVSTDITRPGRDIVGSMTHTMGRFLALGFSLNDVVQMSTHNPADLLGNAHEIGTLSEGTVADIAVLEVVDGTWWFRDGEGEWLAGNQALRPILTFKSGDQISPDFGPFPGGWLPEVQRPR; translated from the coding sequence TTGAGGAGGTATACGTCGATGTACGACCTGGTGCTACGCGGCGGACGAGTAATCGACCCTGGCAACTCAATCGACGAGGCACTCGATATCGCGATGACTGGCGACCGGATCGCCCGGATCGCTCCGAACATCGATCCTTCCGAAGCCCGGCGATGGGTCGATGTCGGGGGGAAGCTGGTCGTTCCTGGTCTCATCGATATTCATACCCACGTATACCACCACGGCGCCCGCAACGGCCTCGATCCGGATCTGGCCGGAGTGGAGTCCGGAGTCACGACCCTGGTCGATGCCGGTAGCGCCGGGTCGGCAACGTACGAGGGCTTCCATCATCACGTGGTGACTCGCGCCAAGACCAAGGTGTACACCAATATCCACATCGCTCGGTATGGCATTGCTCATGTCCCCGAGGCGAACACGCTTGCCGACATCGACATTGATGCAACCGTTGAGACCATTTCGCGCTACCCGGAGATCGTCGGCGTAAAAGTACGGGCGTGCGGCCCGGTAGTTGAAGACCACGGTCTGGCCCCCCTGGAAGCAGCGGCCCAAGCCGCCCGAAAGGCGGGTGTGCGGCTGATGGTCCACATTGGCGACGCCAACTTCGGCAGATCAGCCGAAATCACTCGACAGCTACTCCCGCTACTCGAGGCCGGGGATCTACTCACCCATGTCTACACAGGAGCGCCGGGCAGGGTCATAGACGACCACGGCAAAGTCGTGCCTGAGTTGTTGGAGGCCCAAAAGCGGGGAGTCATCTTGGATCCGGCACATGGTCGGTACAACTTGAGTTTCAAGGTCGCCCGGTTGATGATCGATCAAGGAGTGATTCCATTCACGGTCAGCACCGACATCACTCGACCTGGGCGCGACATAGTCGGATCCATGACCCACACCATGGGCAGGTTCTTGGCATTGGGGTTCTCGCTCAACGACGTCGTCCAGATGAGCACCCACAACCCCGCCGATTTGCTCGGAAACGCCCACGAGATCGGCACTCTAAGCGAGGGGACAGTGGCGGATATTGCGGTACTGGAAGTCGTCGATGGCACCTGGTGGTTCCGCGACGGCGAGGGCGAATGGTTGGCTGGCAACCAGGCTCTCCGGCCGATCCTTACCTTCAAATCAGGCGACCAGATCTCCCCTGATTTCGGGCCGTTCCCTGGCGGGTGGCTCCCCGAGGTACAACGGCCCCGGTGA
- the dut gene encoding dUTP diphosphatase produces the protein MQISFKKLDTELPTPRHAHEGDGGVDLYAREPASLAPGGRAKVATGIAVAIPVGYAGLVVPRSGLAAKHGVGVTNGPGLIDAGYRGEVAVLLVNHGSEPVEIARGDRVAQLMVVPVVVQELIEVDELPESFRAAGGFGSTGR, from the coding sequence ATGCAGATTAGCTTCAAAAAGCTTGATACTGAACTACCAACGCCTCGCCACGCCCATGAGGGTGATGGTGGCGTGGATCTTTATGCCCGAGAACCGGCCTCTCTGGCTCCTGGTGGGCGTGCCAAAGTGGCGACGGGCATCGCCGTGGCCATCCCGGTCGGCTACGCCGGGCTAGTCGTGCCGCGCAGTGGCCTCGCCGCCAAACACGGGGTGGGAGTGACCAATGGTCCGGGTCTGATCGATGCCGGCTACCGGGGCGAAGTGGCTGTCTTGCTTGTTAATCACGGATCGGAGCCGGTTGAGATTGCCCGCGGTGATCGGGTTGCCCAGCTAATGGTCGTCCCGGTCGTCGTCCAGGAATTGATCGAGGTCGACGAGCTTCCGGAATCTTTCCGGGCCGCCGGAGGGTTCGGCTCGACTGGCCGCTGA
- a CDS encoding carboxymuconolactone decarboxylase family protein, translating into MSQDEITYDPTAVSTFRQIWGPDFLPPFPRTPETVEAMAPIAAAQGAVMSNPVLDLKTRALVIFATMVALGYQPEAKLYIQGLRNLGYTVRQIAEIIAQVALYAGMPRGIDANMLLTEVLAEDDERQASGGFFYRFPGES; encoded by the coding sequence ATGTCGCAAGATGAAATCACCTATGACCCAACCGCCGTTTCGACGTTTCGTCAGATCTGGGGGCCTGATTTTCTGCCGCCGTTCCCGCGTACGCCGGAAACCGTTGAGGCCATGGCGCCAATCGCTGCCGCCCAGGGGGCGGTGATGAGCAACCCGGTGCTTGACCTGAAGACCCGGGCCCTGGTGATCTTCGCGACCATGGTGGCGTTGGGCTACCAACCCGAAGCCAAGCTGTACATTCAGGGGTTGCGAAACCTCGGATATACGGTGCGGCAGATCGCCGAGATTATCGCCCAGGTTGCGTTGTACGCCGGAATGCCACGGGGGATCGACGCCAACATGCTGCTTACCGAGGTCCTTGCCGAGGACGACGAACGTCAGGCATCAGGCGGATTCTTCTATAGGTTCCCCGGGGAATCGTAG